GTGCTTCGCCCTTCCGGTCGACCTGCCGGTGGGCCCCGCCCCGGGCCGCCCGGACGGCTCCCCGGACGAGGAGGCGCCGCTGCGACGGCTCGACCAGGTCATGGCGGTGACCCGGAAGCTGCGGGGCGGCACCTGGCGACAGGCCGTTCAGGACCTGGTGCGCTTCATGCCGGACCGTCCCACCGCGTGGTACCTGCGCAGGGTGCTGTCCCCCCGCGTCACCAACGTCATGGCCACGTCCATGCCGCTGGCCGAAAAGGGCAGCCTGGGGGAGACCCGGGTGACGGGGACGGCCCTGCTGCCGCTCCTCGTGCCGGGACACCTCTGCGGCGTGGGGCTGTCGTTCTTCGGCGACTGGGCGGAGGTGTCCTTCGTCGCGGACCGCGCCCTGCCGCTGGGCGAGCTGCTGCCGGAGCTGTGGGAACAGGCCGTGCGAGAGCTGGAGGAGAGCGTGCAGCGGGGATGAGCGGGTGTACGGGCCCGGCCCGGGCACCCTGCCGCCCCGGGCCCGTACGTGACCGGCCCCGCCCCCGGTACGGTGCGGGAGGGCGGGTCACGCCGTGTCGGAGACCGGAGCGGGACGAGGCGCCTCGGGGAGGGGAGCGTCTGCCCGGCGCGCTCGGCGCCTGCCCGCCCGCAGCTCCCGGCGAAGGGCCCGCCGGTAGGTGCGGATGTCGATCTCGATCCCGTGCCGGTAGGTCTGCGCGTAGACCTTGTCGTGCCGTTCCCGCGCGCGGGCGATCGACCGGGTCATCTCCGCGGGCGTCGGCAGACGGACCTCCCCTTCGATCAGGTCGGCGATCCATTCGGCCTGCGGTTCGAGCAACGGGAAGGCCGCTCCCGCCGGTTGTGCGAGCCCCATGAAGAAGAGCCCGGGGAGCCGGGGCGGCACCGTGCGCAGATACAGCTCGGTGCGGCCCTCCGGCGCGGCGAAGACGGCGGGGTCCAGGAAGGGGAAGGACAGCGAGTACCCAGTGGCGTACACCACGTCGTCCACGTTCTCGCGGCTGCCGTCCGTGAAGGACGCCGAGTCCCGTCCGAAGGAGCGGACGCCGGGCTTCACGGTCACCGCACCCCGGGCCAGCTGGACGAGGAGCTCGTCCGACGTCGAGGGATGGGCGGCGAGAGGCCGCCGCACCGGTTCGGGAAGCCCGTAGAGCGCGGGGGCGCCACGGACCAGCCGCAGCAGGAGTGCCATCGCCGGGTCCTGGAGGAAGCGGGGGAGGGCGGCCGCTCTGCCCACCGCCCAGTGGTCCGCGGGCCGCCCGAGCAGCATCTTCGGGAACACGTGCGCGACGGCGCGGGCTGAGAGGAACGTCCGCGCCGCCGTACGCGAGATCTCCGCCGCGATCTCGCACCCGGAGTTGCCCATCCCGACCACGAGCACCCGCCGCCCGGCGTACGGCTCGGGCGAGCGGTAGGCGTGCGCGTGGACGGCGGAGCCCTCGAACTCCCCGGCCCCGGGCACGGCGGGGTCCGGAAGACGCGGGTCCCAGTGGTGCCCGTTGGCCACCACCACCTCGGTGTACCGGCCGGTCTCCGGCTCCGACGCTCCTCGGCTCCGGCGGGTGACCTCCCAGCCGCCGCCCTCCAGGGGGCGCACGGAGGTGACCTCCGTGCGCAGCCCGATGTGGCCGTGCAGCCCGAAGGTCTCCGCGTAGCTCTCCAGGTAGGCGAGGACCTGGGTGTGGTGCGGGAAGACCGGGTAGGAGTCCGGCATCGGCAGCGAGGAGAAGGACATGCTCTCCTTGGAGATGTTCGCGTGCAGCGACGCGTACACCCCCGACATGCCGTTGTCGTTGCCGTAGCGCCAGAGCCCGCCGATGCCCGAGCCCGCCTCATAGCAGTCGAACGGGATGCCGCGCGAGGCGAGGACTCTGCTCGCGGCCAGGCCGGAGGGGCCGGCTCCGATCACGCACGTTCTCCGCATGGCTGACCGGCCTTTCACATCAGATGGGTACGACCGCTCCGGGAGCCCGGTCACCGTAGCCGCCGCCACGGCGACCGAGGCGGTTTCGGGCAGGCTTCCCGCCGCACGCGTGACGGGCTGGCGCCAGGTTGACGCCGTAGGGAGGTGCCTCCCCTCGGCTGCCGTTTCCACCGCCCGGCCGACTCGTTGGGCACGCGCGGACCGGTTCCGCGGACCGCAGGCAGCCCAGGTACGACGGAGCGAAGCGATGGACGTCCACGATGTGCACCACTCCTACCGGCAGCACGCCGTCCTGCGGGGCGTCGGCCTCCGGCTGAGGCCCGGCACCCTGGCCGGGATCGTCGGCGAGAACGGTGCGGGCAAGACGACCCTGCTGAAGATCCTCTCCGGCGAACTCCGGCCGGACCGGGGGGCCGTGCACCACAGCGGCAGGTTCGGCTACTGCCCGCAGACCGTGGTGCTGGACGATTCCTTCACCGTCCGCCAGCACCTCGACTTCTTCAGGAGCGCGTTCGGCCTCACAGGCCTCGAACGGGCCGAGGAGGTGATGGAGACCCTGGCCTTCACCGAGTACCTCGACCAGCGCGCGGGCCGGCTCAGCGGCGGCTCGCGGCAGAAGCTCAACCTGACCCTGGCCCTCATGCACGACCCGGACGTACTCCTGCTGGACGAGCCCTACCAGGGCTTCGACTGGGAGACCTACCTGCGCTTCTGGGAACTGGCGACCAGGCTGCGCGACGCCGGGCGTTCGGTGCTGGTCGTCTCGCACCTCGCGTACGACGTCGACCGGCTGGACCAGCTCTGGCGCCTGGAGGGCGGGCGCCTGCACCTCCAGGAACGGCCTACGGAGGCCGCGGCATGAGGCGGCATCTGTCCCTGTTCGCCACGGCATCGCGGTACGCGCTGATCGGCCACGCCCGCAACCGGTTCGCGATGCTGCTGGTGGTCGTGTACATCCCGGTGTGGATCGCCCTCGCCTACGTGACCATCCCCGATCAGCCCGCCCCCTTCCGGCTCCGGGCGACCGGCGAGGTGCTCTCCCCGCCCGGCAACCACCTCACCCAGATCACCGGCGCGCTGAACGCGGTCACCCTCATCGCCGGGTT
This sequence is a window from Streptomyces parvus. Protein-coding genes within it:
- a CDS encoding NAD(P)/FAD-dependent oxidoreductase, whose product is MIGAGPSGLAASRVLASRGIPFDCYEAGSGIGGLWRYGNDNGMSGVYASLHANISKESMSFSSLPMPDSYPVFPHHTQVLAYLESYAETFGLHGHIGLRTEVTSVRPLEGGGWEVTRRSRGASEPETGRYTEVVVANGHHWDPRLPDPAVPGAGEFEGSAVHAHAYRSPEPYAGRRVLVVGMGNSGCEIAAEISRTAARTFLSARAVAHVFPKMLLGRPADHWAVGRAAALPRFLQDPAMALLLRLVRGAPALYGLPEPVRRPLAAHPSTSDELLVQLARGAVTVKPGVRSFGRDSASFTDGSRENVDDVVYATGYSLSFPFLDPAVFAAPEGRTELYLRTVPPRLPGLFFMGLAQPAGAAFPLLEPQAEWIADLIEGEVRLPTPAEMTRSIARARERHDKVYAQTYRHGIEIDIRTYRRALRRELRAGRRRARRADAPLPEAPRPAPVSDTA
- a CDS encoding ABC transporter ATP-binding protein produces the protein MDVHDVHHSYRQHAVLRGVGLRLRPGTLAGIVGENGAGKTTLLKILSGELRPDRGAVHHSGRFGYCPQTVVLDDSFTVRQHLDFFRSAFGLTGLERAEEVMETLAFTEYLDQRAGRLSGGSRQKLNLTLALMHDPDVLLLDEPYQGFDWETYLRFWELATRLRDAGRSVLVVSHLAYDVDRLDQLWRLEGGRLHLQERPTEAAA